From a single Vibrio tubiashii genomic region:
- the fabV gene encoding enoyl-ACP reductase FabV, which translates to MIIKPRIRGFICTTTHPVGCEANVKEQIAYTKAQGPIKDAPKRVLVVGASSGYGLSSRIAAAFGGGASTIGVFFEKEGTEKKPGTAGFYNSVAFEKLAREEGLYAKSLNGDAFSNEAKEKTIELIKEDLGQIDMVVYSLASPVRKLPETGELIRSSLKPIGDTYTSTAVDTNKDVIIEASVEPATEEEIKDTVTVMGGEDWELWINALSEAGVLADGCKTVAYSYIGTELTWPIYWDGALGKAKMDLDRAATALNDKLSATGGAANVAVLKSVVTQASSAIPVMPLYIAMVFKKMRAEGVHEGCMEQIFRMFSERLYKEDGSAPQVDDKNRLRLDDWELRDDIQQHCRDLWPQITSENLKELTDYVEYKEEFLKLFGFGVEGVDYEADVNPDYKADFIAI; encoded by the coding sequence ATGATCATCAAACCTAGAATTCGTGGATTTATCTGTACTACAACGCATCCAGTGGGTTGTGAAGCTAACGTAAAAGAACAAATTGCTTACACAAAAGCGCAAGGCCCGATCAAAGATGCACCTAAGCGTGTACTTGTTGTTGGTGCTTCAAGTGGCTACGGTCTATCTTCTCGTATCGCTGCGGCATTTGGTGGCGGTGCTTCAACTATCGGTGTTTTCTTCGAGAAAGAAGGCACAGAGAAAAAACCTGGCACAGCGGGTTTCTACAACTCTGTAGCGTTTGAAAAGCTTGCTCGTGAAGAAGGTTTATACGCAAAGAGTCTAAATGGCGATGCGTTCTCTAACGAAGCGAAAGAAAAGACAATCGAATTGATCAAAGAAGACCTTGGTCAGATCGACATGGTTGTTTACTCACTGGCTTCTCCAGTACGTAAGCTGCCAGAAACCGGTGAACTAATCCGTTCATCACTTAAGCCTATCGGTGATACTTACACTTCTACAGCGGTTGATACCAACAAAGACGTGATCATCGAAGCGAGCGTAGAACCGGCAACTGAAGAAGAAATCAAAGACACTGTTACTGTAATGGGCGGTGAAGATTGGGAACTTTGGATCAACGCGCTATCTGAAGCAGGCGTATTGGCTGACGGTTGTAAGACGGTTGCATACAGCTACATTGGTACTGAACTGACTTGGCCAATCTACTGGGATGGTGCACTAGGTAAAGCGAAGATGGACCTAGACCGCGCTGCAACGGCTCTTAACGACAAGCTTTCGGCAACAGGTGGTGCGGCGAATGTTGCAGTACTTAAGTCTGTTGTAACTCAAGCAAGTTCTGCTATTCCTGTAATGCCACTATACATCGCGATGGTATTTAAGAAGATGCGTGCTGAAGGCGTACATGAAGGCTGTATGGAACAGATCTTCCGTATGTTCAGTGAGCGTCTATACAAAGAAGACGGTAGTGCACCACAAGTGGATGACAAAAACCGTCTACGTCTAGATGACTGGGAACTACGTGATGACATCCAGCAACACTGTCGTGACCTATGGCCACAAATCACATCTGAAAACCTAAAAGAGCTAACTGACTACGTAGAGTACAAAGAAGAGTTCTTGAAGCTATTCGGCTTTGGTGTTGAAGGCGTAGATTACGAAGCTGACGTAAACCCAGACTACAAAGCAGATTTTATTGCGATCTAA
- a CDS encoding ShlB/FhaC/HecB family hemolysin secretion/activation protein, translating into MQYIRPLKLSNILCIFVYLLWAKLAVANTPLGPLATQDIERQQQERLESLNESNESLQKLIPSQVIPDPEFEADSTCVQIEAITFSGNKIYDNSTLKSISEFKPGCITLTQINEYLRLISNHYIEAGYVTSRAFMTPQDLSSGVLNIVILEGKVEKVLWNGEERQWLKMAFPMIADTVLNLRGIEQGLDQINRLSRYNATIKLLPSSKQGYSVVDLQTAEGQLGSIGGGFSNSGQKSTGEEQIAINLSGENFFKWLDKWTLSATQSAAFVDSKQSDSLYLGVDVPIGYWNVGYRTSYSTYKTTFTNSGFTFDSSGKTNNHYLDSKWLFFRDGTSKSALKLTASHRREKNYILGNLVEASSRNLSMLSLAWEHSTRVGGGFLTVSPNISIGTDWFGGEENLSSDPSVAKAQFRKGMLTGSYTYPFTPKLTLISTLFGQWTNDTLYGSERVSIGGEYSVRGYKGTSLSGDEGYYWRNDVTYQIGQWPYVGAISAQVAVDTGSIAEDSEDQYEGGSLMGSSFALRTSQKHASSSFTLGLPIAAPSRLKKDDFVVYYRIDLKI; encoded by the coding sequence ATGCAGTATATACGTCCGTTAAAACTCTCTAATATTCTGTGTATTTTTGTTTATTTGCTTTGGGCTAAGCTTGCTGTCGCCAATACGCCTTTAGGGCCTTTAGCGACTCAAGACATAGAAAGGCAACAGCAAGAACGTCTTGAGTCCTTAAACGAAAGCAACGAATCGCTCCAGAAACTTATTCCCTCGCAGGTCATCCCTGACCCAGAGTTTGAAGCCGACAGTACATGTGTACAAATCGAAGCAATCACGTTCTCGGGAAATAAGATTTATGACAACAGCACACTAAAGAGTATCTCCGAGTTTAAACCTGGTTGTATTACGCTTACCCAGATTAATGAATACCTGAGGCTCATCTCCAATCACTATATTGAAGCGGGTTACGTGACGTCGCGAGCTTTCATGACACCTCAAGACCTTTCCAGTGGTGTACTGAACATTGTGATATTGGAAGGTAAAGTTGAAAAAGTACTTTGGAATGGGGAAGAACGTCAGTGGCTAAAGATGGCGTTTCCCATGATTGCAGATACAGTATTAAACCTAAGGGGCATTGAACAAGGGCTCGATCAGATCAACCGTTTATCCCGTTACAATGCGACTATCAAGTTACTACCTTCTTCTAAGCAGGGGTACTCTGTGGTCGATCTTCAGACGGCAGAGGGGCAGTTGGGCTCTATAGGAGGAGGATTCAGTAATAGCGGTCAAAAGTCCACCGGTGAAGAGCAGATAGCAATTAATCTGTCGGGGGAAAACTTCTTTAAGTGGCTGGATAAATGGACGCTGTCAGCGACTCAGAGCGCGGCTTTTGTTGATTCTAAACAGTCTGATAGTTTGTATCTAGGTGTCGATGTTCCAATAGGTTATTGGAATGTTGGCTACAGAACATCTTATAGCACCTACAAAACAACATTTACAAACTCAGGCTTTACTTTTGACTCTTCAGGAAAAACCAATAACCACTACTTAGACTCAAAATGGTTATTTTTTCGAGATGGCACCAGTAAATCAGCGCTAAAACTCACAGCGAGTCATCGTCGTGAAAAGAACTATATTCTGGGTAACTTAGTCGAGGCGAGTTCTCGTAATTTGTCAATGTTAAGCCTTGCTTGGGAGCACAGTACTCGAGTCGGAGGGGGCTTTTTGACTGTCTCTCCAAATATCTCGATAGGAACGGATTGGTTTGGAGGCGAAGAAAACCTATCCAGTGATCCTAGTGTTGCTAAAGCACAGTTTCGTAAAGGCATGCTGACAGGCAGCTATACCTACCCGTTTACACCTAAACTGACCCTGATTTCAACACTGTTTGGCCAATGGACCAATGACACCTTGTATGGCAGTGAGAGAGTGAGTATTGGTGGCGAATACTCAGTGCGTGGATACAAAGGGACTTCACTTTCTGGAGATGAGGGCTATTACTGGCGTAACGATGTGACTTATCAAATTGGGCAGTGGCCATACGTTGGTGCCATTTCTGCTCAGGTAGCCGTTGACACGGGTAGCATTGCCGAGGACTCAGAAGATCAATACGAAGGTGGCTCTTTGATGGGTTCCAGCTTCGCCTTAAGAACATCACAAAAACACGCGTCTAGCTCCTTCACATTGGGGTTGCCTATCGCTGCGCCTTCAAGGCTAAAAAAAGACGACTTTGTTGTGTACTACCGAATTGACTTAAAAATATAA